The Sphaerospermopsis torques-reginae ITEP-024 genome has a window encoding:
- the cas7c gene encoding type I-C CRISPR-associated protein Cas7/Csd2, with product MTAHLDPTKKHDAILLFDCLDGNPNGDPDAGNQPRIDPQTNQGLVTDACLKRKVRNYVEMLGKDETTPERYKIFVEEGSVLNEKISRAYDAVGLPQKEGTPEQQLQVAKWMQQNFYDLRMFGAVLSTGLKAGQVWGPVQISFSRSIDPVFPQSVSITRCAATEEKEKKDGVKKDNKTMGRKEVLPYGLYRSYVFYNPHLAEKSGCVNERDLDLFWQALIKAWEFDRSSARGFMACRSLYVFTHASKYGNAPVHQLFDKLQIKIKSTVDVPRSFADYQVDLDEVLPDGVTLTKLA from the coding sequence ATGACTGCACATTTAGACCCTACTAAAAAACACGATGCAATTTTATTATTTGATTGTTTGGATGGTAATCCCAATGGTGATCCTGATGCCGGAAATCAACCAAGAATTGACCCTCAAACTAATCAAGGTTTGGTGACAGATGCCTGTTTAAAACGTAAGGTGAGAAATTATGTAGAGATGCTTGGTAAGGATGAAACAACACCAGAAAGATATAAAATATTTGTGGAAGAAGGAAGCGTATTAAATGAAAAAATCAGTCGCGCTTATGATGCTGTAGGTTTACCACAAAAAGAAGGAACTCCAGAACAACAATTACAGGTTGCTAAGTGGATGCAACAAAATTTTTATGATTTAAGAATGTTTGGTGCAGTATTATCTACTGGTTTAAAAGCTGGTCAAGTTTGGGGACCTGTGCAAATCAGTTTTTCTCGTAGTATTGATCCGGTTTTTCCCCAATCTGTGAGTATTACTCGTTGTGCTGCAACGGAAGAAAAAGAAAAAAAAGATGGTGTAAAAAAGGATAATAAAACTATGGGCAGAAAAGAGGTTTTACCCTATGGTTTATATAGGTCTTATGTTTTTTATAATCCCCATTTGGCGGAAAAATCTGGTTGTGTGAATGAACGGGATTTAGACTTATTTTGGCAAGCTTTGATTAAGGCTTGGGAATTTGACCGTTCTTCAGCACGGGGTTTTATGGCTTGTCGTAGTTTGTATGTTTTTACTCATGCCAGTAAATATGGTAATGCTCCTGTTCATCAGTTATTTGATAAACTGCAAATTAAAATTAAGTCTACTGTTGATGTACCCCGCAGTTTTGCTGATTATCAGGTTGACTTGGATGAGGTGTTACCTGATGGTGTGACTTTGACGAAGTTGGCTTGA
- the cas5c gene encoding type I-C CRISPR-associated protein Cas5c has product MQVKLFGEWALFTRPEFKAEPHSYRVMPFTAAVGVLESIFWKPEIKYKINHITVLKPINTFSIQRNMVQSKQSYRNAKDWMKSDGIGSYTAVGDRAQRNHVILHDVAYIVDFNFDLQTEEDLSNKYAAQIKRRIEKGQCFKQPYFGCREYIAHFGVPSEEDQAAPELKGEIDLGLMPKKMHFIPDQKGTVSWRTAQGFVKGNVVTEFAHFIMRDGRLCCKN; this is encoded by the coding sequence ATGCAAGTCAAGCTATTTGGTGAATGGGCATTATTCACAAGGCCGGAGTTTAAAGCTGAACCGCACAGTTACAGGGTAATGCCCTTTACGGCGGCTGTAGGTGTATTAGAGTCTATTTTCTGGAAACCAGAAATTAAGTACAAGATTAATCACATCACGGTACTAAAGCCAATTAATACATTTAGCATCCAGCGTAACATGGTGCAGTCCAAACAAAGCTATAGAAATGCTAAAGATTGGATGAAGAGTGATGGTATAGGGAGTTACACTGCTGTGGGCGATCGCGCTCAGAGAAATCATGTCATATTGCATGATGTGGCCTACATTGTTGATTTCAATTTTGACTTACAAACAGAAGAAGATTTATCTAATAAATATGCAGCACAAATAAAGCGGAGAATTGAAAAAGGGCAATGTTTTAAACAACCCTATTTTGGATGTCGAGAATATATAGCCCATTTTGGTGTTCCTTCAGAAGAAGATCAAGCAGCACCAGAGTTAAAGGGGGAAATAGATTTAGGTTTAATGCCTAAAAAAATGCACTTTATACCTGATCAAAAAGGTACAGTTTCTTGGCGTACTGCTCAAGGTTTTGTCAAAGGAAATGTAGTTACAGAATTTGCTCACTTTATAATGCGAGATGGGCGGTTATGTTGCAAGAATTAA
- a CDS encoding type I-C CRISPR-associated protein Cas8c/Csd1 — MLQELNQLGIALEQDNQLTPIGFSECLCHWQINLPLGSFQVLETAATKGKPKFGRKILVPDLRRNGDEPLLIDDGGEYVFGAGDRGEKRHQLYLQLLERCLQETNHEAVKAVYDFVTNTTVEKITAQLTEIYPQAANTDWCRDRFVFLFEGKQITKISVVQKWWFNYYGSKQDTVNGVCLLTGEQTLTMGRKMPMMVKGVPGAATAGAAISSFDKSAYQSHGWDGNINAPIGFESAVRFHKTLDFLLNSDTNRYKLGEQVFVYWGEEDGEGINPEIWENPAFESIFASPHSPKKFNLEDIKSSRFYLAILKGNKGRISVSGWSEVTTQKIKDSIQQFVECQQLNNLAPSPLWMLCNSAFFNPSKEHTERIATALVKAAFLGEALPDEYAYRIIDRICKEKVFNDFPSKSKQSRYFPRLQGLLLYLATNNMKYPTGDPQFDTAYTLGRIAFLMHQSQVKAQNMSEDNTNVMRSLKTLSSTPTQVFARLCHGCTHYHLESDNSKFKKLLAEEFENFDISVLPEVLDLKSQALFFQGWWQKRAEFFKGREKSE, encoded by the coding sequence ATGTTGCAAGAATTAAATCAATTAGGAATTGCTTTAGAACAGGATAATCAACTCACACCCATAGGATTTAGTGAATGTCTGTGTCATTGGCAAATTAATTTACCTTTAGGTAGTTTTCAAGTTTTAGAAACAGCAGCAACCAAAGGTAAACCGAAATTTGGCAGAAAAATATTAGTACCAGATTTGCGGCGTAATGGTGATGAACCATTATTAATTGATGATGGGGGAGAATATGTTTTTGGTGCTGGTGATAGAGGTGAAAAACGGCATCAACTGTATTTACAACTTCTGGAAAGATGTTTACAAGAAACTAACCACGAAGCAGTTAAAGCAGTTTATGATTTTGTTACTAACACCACTGTAGAAAAAATTACAGCCCAGTTAACAGAAATTTATCCACAAGCAGCTAATACAGATTGGTGTCGGGATAGATTTGTGTTTTTATTTGAAGGTAAACAAATCACCAAAATTTCCGTAGTTCAAAAATGGTGGTTTAATTATTATGGCAGTAAACAAGATACCGTTAATGGAGTTTGTTTATTAACAGGTGAACAGACTTTAACAATGGGGCGAAAAATGCCCATGATGGTTAAAGGTGTTCCCGGTGCTGCTACTGCTGGTGCTGCTATTAGTAGTTTTGATAAAAGTGCTTATCAATCTCACGGATGGGATGGAAATATTAACGCTCCCATTGGTTTTGAAAGTGCCGTTAGATTTCATAAAACTTTAGATTTTTTACTTAATAGTGACACCAATCGTTATAAATTAGGAGAGCAGGTTTTTGTTTATTGGGGAGAAGAAGACGGAGAAGGTATTAATCCTGAAATATGGGAAAATCCTGCCTTTGAATCTATTTTTGCAAGTCCCCATAGTCCGAAAAAATTTAATTTGGAGGATATTAAATCTAGCAGATTTTATTTAGCGATTCTCAAAGGTAATAAAGGGAGAATTTCCGTTAGTGGTTGGAGTGAAGTTACTACCCAAAAAATCAAAGATTCTATTCAGCAGTTTGTCGAATGTCAGCAACTTAATAATTTAGCACCTAGTCCGCTTTGGATGTTGTGTAATAGTGCTTTTTTTAATCCTAGTAAGGAACACACAGAAAGGATAGCAACTGCTTTAGTTAAAGCTGCTTTTTTAGGTGAAGCATTACCGGATGAATATGCTTACAGAATCATTGATCGGATATGTAAAGAAAAGGTGTTTAATGACTTTCCATCTAAATCTAAACAATCTCGATATTTTCCCAGACTGCAAGGTTTATTACTTTATTTAGCCACAAACAATATGAAATATCCCACAGGCGATCCTCAATTTGATACTGCTTACACTTTAGGCAGAATTGCATTTTTAATGCACCAATCACAAGTTAAAGCTCAAAATATGAGTGAAGATAATACTAATGTTATGCGTAGTTTAAAGACTTTATCTTCTACACCGACTCAAGTTTTTGCTCGGCTTTGTCATGGTTGTACTCATTATCATTTAGAAAGTGATAATAGTAAATTCAAAAAGTTACTAGCTGAAGAATTTGAAAACTTTGATATTTCTGTATTGCCAGAAGTGCTAGATTTAAAATCTCAGGCTTTGTTTTTTCAAGGTTGGTGGCAAAAAAGAGCCGAGTTTTTTAAAGGTAGGGAAAAATCTGAGTAG